In a genomic window of Erinaceus europaeus chromosome 12, mEriEur2.1, whole genome shotgun sequence:
- the CD79B gene encoding B-cell antigen receptor complex-associated protein beta chain isoform X1 produces MAGWLQLSPVPSWLVLLLVLTGEPVPAAEVSKWHQDPAAKDQLLQNSAGTACSRIRQRPRFMAKKRGSDVAIECLAEKQGIITWLWKQTADQEPRPVQLEKGRIAQSVNNTLTIHGIQSQDSGIYICQQECPQSQRQHGCGTELRVMGFSTLEQLKRRNTLKDGIIMIQTLLIILFIVVPVFLLLDKDDSKSGMEEDHTYEGLDIDQTATYEDIVTLRTGEVKWSVGEHPSRE; encoded by the exons ATGGCAGGCTGGCTGCAGCTGTCCCCCGTGCCCAGCTGGCtggtgctgctgctggtgctCACAG gtgagccgGTGCCCGCAGCTGAAGTCAGCAAATGGCACCAGGATCCCGCAGCCAAAGACCAGCTGCTCCAGAATTCTGCAG GGACTGCTTGTTCCCGGATACGGCAGAGGCCACGGTTCATGGCCAAGAAGCGGGGCTCCGACGTGGCCATCGAGTGTCTGGCGGAGAAGCAGGGCATCATCACGTGGCTGTGGAAGCAGACGGCCGACCAGGAGCCCAGGCCGGTGCAGCTGGAGAAGGGCCGCATCGCCCAGTCTGTGAACAACACGCTGACCATCCACGGCATCCAGTCCCAGGACAGTGGCATCTACATCTGCCAGCAGGAGTGCCCCCAGTCACAGAGGCAGCACGGCTGCGGCACTGAGTTGCGTGTCATGG GCTTCAGCACCTTAGAGCAGCTGAAACGCCGGAACACGCTCAAGGACGGTATCATCATGATCCAGACCCTGCTCATCATCCTCTTCATTGTCGTGCCTGTCTTCCTGCTGCTGGACAAG GATGACAGCAAGTCTGGAATGGAGGAGGACCACACCTACGAG GGCCTGGACATTGACCAGACGGCCACCTACGAGGACATCGTGACTCTTCGGACCGGGGAGGTGAAGTGGTCCGTCGGTGAGCACCCCAGCCGGGAGTGA
- the CD79B gene encoding B-cell antigen receptor complex-associated protein beta chain isoform X2, producing MAGWLQLSPVPSWLVLLLVLTGTACSRIRQRPRFMAKKRGSDVAIECLAEKQGIITWLWKQTADQEPRPVQLEKGRIAQSVNNTLTIHGIQSQDSGIYICQQECPQSQRQHGCGTELRVMGFSTLEQLKRRNTLKDGIIMIQTLLIILFIVVPVFLLLDKDDSKSGMEEDHTYEGLDIDQTATYEDIVTLRTGEVKWSVGEHPSRE from the exons ATGGCAGGCTGGCTGCAGCTGTCCCCCGTGCCCAGCTGGCtggtgctgctgctggtgctCACAG GGACTGCTTGTTCCCGGATACGGCAGAGGCCACGGTTCATGGCCAAGAAGCGGGGCTCCGACGTGGCCATCGAGTGTCTGGCGGAGAAGCAGGGCATCATCACGTGGCTGTGGAAGCAGACGGCCGACCAGGAGCCCAGGCCGGTGCAGCTGGAGAAGGGCCGCATCGCCCAGTCTGTGAACAACACGCTGACCATCCACGGCATCCAGTCCCAGGACAGTGGCATCTACATCTGCCAGCAGGAGTGCCCCCAGTCACAGAGGCAGCACGGCTGCGGCACTGAGTTGCGTGTCATGG GCTTCAGCACCTTAGAGCAGCTGAAACGCCGGAACACGCTCAAGGACGGTATCATCATGATCCAGACCCTGCTCATCATCCTCTTCATTGTCGTGCCTGTCTTCCTGCTGCTGGACAAG GATGACAGCAAGTCTGGAATGGAGGAGGACCACACCTACGAG GGCCTGGACATTGACCAGACGGCCACCTACGAGGACATCGTGACTCTTCGGACCGGGGAGGTGAAGTGGTCCGTCGGTGAGCACCCCAGCCGGGAGTGA